Proteins encoded together in one Rhodothermales bacterium window:
- a CDS encoding Smr/MutS family protein — translation MPFPTLKDDGQTVTLDLHGASVDEAEGLALRAVAEARRRGRSSVRLIHGSSTTGGSRRTIKETLHELLREGRLGVSSANSHVGEDTLLISLGHAGRHDPRILTMTDLLR, via the coding sequence ATGCCGTTTCCGACACTCAAAGATGATGGCCAGACCGTGACGCTCGACCTCCACGGCGCGTCGGTCGATGAGGCCGAGGGGCTGGCGCTGCGGGCGGTGGCCGAGGCGCGCCGGCGCGGGCGCTCCTCCGTCCGACTGATCCACGGCTCGTCAACGACCGGGGGTAGCAGGCGCACCATCAAGGAAACCCTGCACGAACTCCTGCGCGAGGGCCGGCTGGGCGTGTCCTCCGCCAACAGCCACGTCGGGGAGGACACCCTCTTGATCTCACTCGGCCATGCCGGCCGGCACGACCCTCGTATCCTAACCATGACGGACCTCCTCCGCTAA
- the dnaE gene encoding DNA polymerase III subunit alpha, with the protein MHTCDFSHLHCHTQYSLLDGAAQIKTMVARAAEFGQTALAITDHGNLYGVPEFFTAAKKAGVQPILGCEFYIAPNGMQDRSDKTRYHQVLLARNAEGYQNLIKLSSLSYSEGYYYKPRIDLDTLKRLSGGLVATTCCLQGEVLQTILNRGEEAGRLVFQRYLDIFGEHYYIAIQDHGIPDQHRCNEVLLRWAEHYNVKIVATNDVHYVEQVDAEAQDVLLCLQTGKDLNDPNRMRFENNQFYLKSTEDMLGSLKGLTPIQRENALNNTRLIVDSCSFDLPMGNLLMPHYPIPEAFGNDMDAYLKHLTFERATQRYQPLSQDIVDRLTFELGVIKTMGYAGYFLIVQDFTTAARTLGVSVGPGRGSAAGSAVAYCLGITNIDPLAYDLLFERFLNPERVSMPDIDIDFDDRGRGLVIDYVVQKYGRENVCQIITFGTMGARSVIRDVSRVLGIPLAEADRIAKMIPEGPKVDLEYALSTVPEFKQLLKDPNPQIRNLMHYASVLEGSARHTGVHAAGVIIAPGNVSDYVPVSVAKSKGDEVVTTQYDGKWIEAFGLLKMDFLGLKTLTIINDALALIRENRGETIDIDAIPLDDTATYDLFKRGDTVAIFQFESEGMREWMRKLKPTGIDDLIAMNALYRPGPMDLIPNYIDRKHGREAVSYPHPVLEEILRPTFGIPIYQEQVMQMAQVMAGYSLGQADILRRAMGKKKQSEMDTQRQIFVEGSQRKGIAAVTANEVFDMMAKFAGYGFNKSHSAAYSLVAYQTAYLKANYAPEYMAAAMTNEMGDTKKLAVMLEEARRLNLDLLPPSVNRSQAHFTVDTGKIRIGMGAIKGAGMAAIESIVAARHPEKPYRSVFELVKDMDMRVVGKKTLECLAEAGALDDLEGHRAQLVEAIGPAMKFAQRVQADLAAGQNSLFGETTGSAFTMEPNLPIVDVWPRSRQLKSERELIGFYVSGHPLEEFAAEARAFSTARLGDVEALELQIARAQSAGDGAPTFGGGGGDPYRQQGPVHRFCGIITDIQRRITKTGKPIVFASLEDFTGQGEVTCFSSEFDRFQQYLKVDEIVLVRGNTEVRGGSVKVKAQDIVPMWKVRDQYIHGIVLRVDATSTELQDIEALRDLCDANRGTCKLYFDIYAPELPGGKQRVHSRKYVVEPTPELMNGLSRLFGRDNVVLESDAF; encoded by the coding sequence ATGCATACGTGTGATTTTAGCCACCTTCACTGCCACACCCAGTACTCCTTGCTGGACGGTGCGGCGCAGATCAAGACGATGGTCGCCCGCGCGGCCGAGTTCGGCCAGACGGCCCTCGCCATCACGGACCACGGCAACCTGTACGGCGTCCCCGAATTCTTCACGGCCGCGAAGAAGGCCGGCGTCCAACCCATCCTCGGGTGCGAATTCTACATCGCCCCGAACGGCATGCAGGACCGATCGGACAAGACGCGTTACCATCAGGTCCTCCTCGCACGCAACGCCGAGGGCTACCAGAACCTGATCAAACTCTCCTCCCTCTCCTATTCGGAGGGGTATTATTACAAGCCGCGGATCGATCTCGACACGCTGAAGCGGCTCTCGGGCGGGCTCGTCGCCACCACCTGTTGCCTCCAGGGCGAGGTGTTGCAGACGATCTTGAATCGGGGCGAAGAGGCCGGCCGGCTCGTCTTCCAGCGGTACCTGGACATCTTCGGCGAGCACTACTATATCGCGATCCAGGACCACGGCATCCCGGACCAGCACCGATGCAACGAGGTGCTGCTCCGCTGGGCCGAGCATTACAACGTCAAGATCGTCGCCACAAACGACGTCCATTATGTCGAGCAAGTGGACGCCGAGGCGCAGGACGTGCTCCTCTGCCTGCAAACCGGCAAGGACCTCAATGACCCGAACCGGATGCGGTTCGAGAACAACCAGTTCTACCTCAAGAGCACCGAGGACATGCTGGGGTCGCTCAAGGGACTGACGCCGATCCAGCGCGAAAACGCACTCAACAACACCCGCCTGATCGTCGATTCTTGCTCGTTCGACCTGCCGATGGGTAACCTGCTCATGCCGCACTACCCGATTCCGGAGGCGTTCGGCAACGACATGGACGCCTACCTGAAGCATCTCACGTTCGAACGGGCGACGCAGCGGTACCAGCCCCTCAGCCAGGACATCGTCGACCGGCTCACCTTCGAATTGGGCGTCATCAAGACGATGGGGTACGCCGGCTACTTCCTCATCGTGCAGGACTTCACGACCGCCGCACGCACGCTGGGCGTAAGCGTCGGCCCGGGGCGCGGGTCGGCCGCCGGCAGCGCCGTCGCCTACTGCCTCGGCATCACCAACATCGACCCCCTCGCGTACGACCTCCTGTTCGAGCGATTCCTCAACCCGGAGCGCGTCTCGATGCCGGACATCGATATCGACTTCGACGACCGTGGGCGCGGGCTGGTGATCGACTACGTCGTCCAGAAATACGGCCGCGAAAACGTCTGCCAGATCATCACCTTCGGGACGATGGGCGCCCGATCCGTCATTCGCGACGTCTCCCGCGTGCTGGGCATTCCTCTTGCCGAGGCGGATCGTATCGCGAAGATGATCCCGGAAGGACCCAAAGTCGATCTCGAATACGCACTGTCGACCGTCCCGGAATTTAAACAGCTCCTCAAGGATCCGAACCCCCAGATCCGCAACCTGATGCACTACGCATCGGTCCTCGAAGGCTCGGCGCGGCATACCGGCGTGCATGCCGCCGGCGTTATCATCGCACCGGGCAACGTCAGCGATTATGTGCCCGTATCGGTCGCCAAAAGCAAGGGCGACGAAGTCGTCACTACCCAGTACGACGGGAAGTGGATCGAGGCCTTCGGCCTGCTGAAGATGGACTTCCTGGGGCTCAAAACCCTCACCATCATCAACGACGCACTGGCGCTCATCCGGGAAAACCGGGGGGAGACGATCGACATCGACGCCATCCCGCTGGACGACACCGCGACGTACGACCTGTTTAAACGCGGCGACACGGTCGCTATCTTCCAGTTTGAGTCCGAAGGCATGCGTGAGTGGATGCGGAAGCTGAAGCCGACGGGAATCGACGACCTCATCGCCATGAACGCGCTCTATCGGCCGGGCCCGATGGACCTCATCCCGAATTACATCGACCGCAAACACGGCCGCGAGGCGGTGAGTTACCCGCACCCGGTGCTGGAAGAGATCCTCCGCCCCACCTTCGGCATCCCGATCTACCAGGAGCAGGTCATGCAGATGGCGCAGGTAATGGCCGGCTACTCGCTCGGCCAGGCGGACATCCTGCGGCGCGCCATGGGTAAGAAGAAGCAGTCCGAGATGGACACCCAGCGCCAGATCTTCGTCGAGGGATCACAACGGAAGGGGATCGCCGCGGTGACGGCGAATGAGGTCTTCGACATGATGGCCAAATTCGCCGGCTACGGTTTCAACAAGAGCCACTCCGCCGCCTACTCGCTCGTCGCCTACCAGACGGCCTACCTCAAGGCGAACTACGCGCCCGAGTATATGGCTGCCGCGATGACGAACGAAATGGGGGATACGAAGAAGCTGGCGGTGATGCTGGAAGAGGCGCGCCGGCTCAACCTGGACCTCCTGCCGCCCTCCGTCAACCGCAGCCAGGCCCACTTCACGGTCGACACCGGCAAGATCCGGATCGGGATGGGCGCCATCAAGGGAGCCGGCATGGCCGCCATCGAGTCCATCGTCGCCGCCCGCCACCCCGAGAAGCCCTACCGCTCCGTGTTCGAGCTGGTTAAGGACATGGACATGCGGGTGGTCGGGAAAAAGACGCTGGAGTGCCTGGCCGAGGCCGGCGCTCTGGACGACCTCGAGGGGCACCGCGCGCAGCTCGTCGAGGCCATCGGGCCGGCGATGAAATTTGCCCAGCGCGTCCAGGCGGACCTCGCCGCCGGCCAGAACTCGCTCTTCGGCGAAACGACCGGCAGCGCCTTCACGATGGAGCCGAACCTGCCCATCGTGGACGTCTGGCCCCGGTCCCGCCAGCTCAAATCCGAACGCGAACTCATCGGATTCTACGTCTCCGGTCACCCACTTGAGGAGTTTGCCGCCGAAGCCCGCGCGTTTTCCACGGCCCGCCTCGGCGATGTCGAGGCCCTCGAACTCCAGATCGCACGCGCGCAGAGCGCCGGCGATGGCGCCCCCACTTTCGGCGGCGGCGGCGGCGATCCGTACCGGCAACAGGGTCCTGTCCACCGCTTCTGCGGCATCATCACGGACATCCAGCGCCGCATTACCAAAACCGGCAAACCGATCGTCTTCGCCTCGCTGGAAGACTTCACGGGGCAGGGCGAAGTCACCTGTTTCTCGTCGGAATTCGACCGCTTTCAGCAGTACCTCAAGGTGGACGAGATCGTCCTCGTCCGCGGTAACACGGAGGTGCGAGGCGGCAGCGTCAAGGTGAAGGCGCAGGATATCGTGCCCATGTGGAAGGTGCGCGACCAGTACATCCACGGCATCGTCCTCCGTGTCGACGCGACGTCGACCGAGTTGCAAGACATCGAGGCCCTGCGCGACCTCTGCGACGCCAACCGGGGCACCTGCAAACTCTACTTCGACATCTACGCCCCCGAACTCCCCGGCGGCAAACAACGCGTCCACAGCCGCAAATACGTCGTAGAACCCACCCCCGAACTCATGAACGGCCTGAGCCGGCTCTTTGGGAGGGATAATGTGGTATTGGAAAGCGACGCGTTCTAG
- a CDS encoding family 20 glycosylhydrolase: MPLHPLRSLVLAACAVVLLTFLARCAGEPMPEPANAPSFAIALSWEVLQNPVNEPLQARSRLTLANVGETPMPAADWAIYFNFGRLIDSAGVAGPLAVSHLNGDFYRLTPRAAFQPLAPGDSVAIDIPSQDWLIKHTDAPAGFYLVAGADITPIADVRIAPFIRPEQTTRFPGDLLAVPTAASRFAENALLTPLPLPTLPPVTPTPMRFERTGTTLTIGSDTRIHHALGLEREAAYLAGALGDLFITPPAVAPSEERGPGIVALVTSAVDAPASGAPDEAYRLTMSPEGGVVIEGATPAGVFYGIQSLRALLPPDASGDSVAVDAVNLLDAPRFGFRGMHVDVARHFHDARSIERLLEAMAFYKLNRLHLHLSDDEGWRLEIPGLPELTEIGGRRGHTLDESDRLYPSFGSGPAPDASAGSGFYSRAAFIDLLRFAAARHIEVIPEFDFPGHSRAAIVAMEARHRRLTTAGDPDAGAYRLRHPDDRSTYRSVQMWDDNVVDVCLPSTLAFVRHVIDETVALYREAGAPLTTFHAGGDEVPVGAWVGSPACQSQHASPDPEALKEAFFDTVYAMVAAHRLTMGGWEEIALHHGPAGKTPSEVLRGKRVRPNTWNTVWGWGDEDNAYRLANAGYEVVMSNASDLYFDLAYDKDPEEPGYYWAGFVDTYHAFAFTPLDLFKSARFDRMGAPLNPVALARGRTALTDEGRGRILGIQGQLWGENATSRDALEYLLFPKLLGLAERAWARAPAWETSTPFEGATHRAEAWNVFANQLGQRELSRLDRLAGGLAYRIPPPGVLLLDGLVHANAAFPGLTIHYASDGSEAGPDSPRYEAPLPVGGAHQFRTVDSRGRTSRAVYIDP, from the coding sequence GTGCCTCTTCATCCGCTTCGTTCGTTGGTCCTCGCCGCCTGCGCGGTCGTCCTATTGACCTTCCTTGCCCGCTGCGCCGGCGAACCGATGCCTGAGCCTGCTAATGCCCCGTCTTTTGCCATCGCCCTTTCCTGGGAGGTCCTGCAAAACCCCGTGAACGAGCCCCTCCAGGCGCGCTCGCGTCTGACCCTCGCGAATGTCGGCGAGACTCCGATGCCGGCGGCCGACTGGGCCATCTACTTCAACTTTGGCCGCCTGATCGACAGCGCCGGCGTCGCCGGGCCGCTCGCCGTTTCCCACCTCAATGGCGACTTCTACCGGCTCACACCCCGAGCCGCATTCCAGCCGCTGGCGCCCGGCGACTCGGTGGCCATCGACATTCCTTCCCAGGACTGGCTCATCAAACACACCGACGCCCCGGCCGGCTTCTACCTCGTGGCCGGCGCGGACATCACCCCGATAGCCGACGTCCGGATCGCGCCGTTCATACGGCCCGAGCAGACCACCCGCTTCCCCGGAGACCTGCTCGCCGTGCCGACCGCGGCCTCCCGTTTCGCCGAAAACGCCCTCCTCACGCCACTCCCCCTCCCTACCCTCCCTCCGGTGACACCGACACCGATGCGCTTCGAGCGTACCGGAACGACGCTCACCATCGGCTCCGACACCCGCATCCACCACGCTCTGGGACTCGAGCGAGAGGCGGCCTATCTCGCCGGCGCGCTCGGCGATCTGTTCATAACTCCACCCGCCGTGGCACCGAGCGAGGAGCGCGGACCGGGGATCGTGGCGCTGGTCACGAGTGCGGTGGATGCGCCGGCCAGCGGCGCCCCCGACGAGGCCTACCGCCTCACGATGTCGCCCGAGGGCGGCGTGGTCATCGAGGGCGCCACGCCGGCCGGCGTGTTTTACGGGATCCAGAGCCTGCGCGCCCTGCTGCCGCCCGATGCCTCCGGCGACTCCGTGGCTGTCGATGCGGTGAATCTCCTCGACGCGCCCCGCTTCGGCTTCCGCGGTATGCACGTGGATGTTGCCCGCCACTTCCACGATGCCCGATCGATCGAGCGCCTCCTCGAGGCCATGGCGTTTTACAAACTGAACCGGCTCCACCTCCACCTGTCCGACGACGAAGGATGGCGGCTCGAGATCCCCGGCCTGCCCGAGTTGACCGAGATCGGCGGCCGGCGCGGGCATACGCTCGACGAAAGCGACCGCCTCTACCCGTCCTTCGGCTCCGGCCCGGCGCCCGACGCCTCCGCCGGCAGCGGTTTCTACAGCCGCGCAGCGTTTATCGACCTGCTTCGATTTGCCGCCGCCCGCCACATTGAAGTCATCCCCGAATTCGATTTCCCGGGGCACTCCCGTGCCGCGATCGTCGCCATGGAGGCCCGCCACCGGCGCCTGACCACCGCCGGCGACCCGGACGCCGGCGCTTACCGGCTCCGTCACCCGGACGACCGCTCGACCTATCGCTCCGTCCAGATGTGGGACGACAACGTCGTAGACGTCTGCCTCCCCTCTACCCTCGCGTTCGTGCGACACGTGATCGACGAGACCGTGGCGCTGTACCGCGAGGCCGGCGCGCCGCTAACCACCTTCCACGCCGGCGGCGACGAAGTGCCGGTGGGCGCGTGGGTGGGCTCCCCCGCCTGCCAGAGCCAGCATGCGTCACCCGATCCGGAAGCGTTGAAAGAGGCCTTTTTTGATACCGTCTATGCCATGGTCGCCGCCCATCGCCTGACCATGGGCGGCTGGGAGGAAATCGCGCTGCACCACGGGCCGGCAGGCAAAACCCCGAGCGAGGTCTTGCGGGGAAAACGCGTCCGCCCTAACACCTGGAATACGGTTTGGGGATGGGGGGATGAGGACAACGCCTACCGCCTCGCCAACGCCGGCTACGAGGTTGTGATGAGTAATGCGAGCGATCTGTACTTCGACCTCGCGTACGACAAAGACCCCGAGGAGCCCGGCTACTACTGGGCCGGCTTCGTGGATACCTATCACGCGTTTGCATTCACGCCGCTCGACCTGTTTAAGTCCGCCCGCTTCGACCGGATGGGGGCGCCGCTCAACCCCGTCGCCCTGGCGCGGGGGCGGACGGCGCTGACCGACGAAGGACGTGGACGCATCCTCGGTATCCAGGGGCAATTGTGGGGTGAAAACGCGACGAGCCGCGACGCGCTCGAGTATCTCCTCTTCCCCAAACTCCTCGGACTCGCGGAACGCGCCTGGGCGCGAGCGCCGGCCTGGGAAACGAGCACGCCGTTCGAGGGCGCCACGCACCGCGCCGAGGCCTGGAATGTATTCGCCAACCAGCTCGGACAGCGTGAACTGTCGCGGCTCGACCGCCTCGCCGGCGGGCTCGCTTACCGCATCCCGCCTCCCGGCGTGCTCCTGTTGGACGGCCTCGTCCACGCCAACGCCGCCTTCCCCGGCCTCACCATCCATTATGCATCGGACGGCTCGGAAGCCGGCCCCGACTCTCCGCGGTATGAGGCGCCATTGCCCGTCGGCGGCGCTCATCAGTTCCGTACGGTCGACTCCCGCGGCCGCACCAGCCGGGCGGTATACATCGATCCCTGA